The Metabacillus schmidteae genome has a segment encoding these proteins:
- a CDS encoding dihydrodipicolinate synthase family protein: MLKETYHIAVPTAFFEDESVNIQGTIDHIRDLYKQGVKSVLVSGSTGEQHSLNLKEKIELINCLVLEEELINNMEILFGVSSIRQKEAEELAKKISTTKISGILLGYPPYVLPTQEEALVYTKTIINLSNKPTILYNNPKRTGFDLSVNSIIQLSEIKLVVGLKEAGNKEKVGLLKKDINRNNFHFYAGGEMELEEKVLQGFDRLSSIAGNISPIEINQWFNKMLTKNNITQQERVKVESIIQQVYQGSPLVNLKKSINQKGIAMGICRSPIGNI; this comes from the coding sequence ATGCTAAAAGAAACATATCACATTGCTGTACCAACTGCATTTTTTGAAGACGAATCTGTAAATATTCAGGGGACAATAGATCATATAAGAGATCTGTATAAACAAGGAGTAAAGTCTGTTCTTGTCTCTGGATCCACTGGTGAACAGCATAGTCTGAACCTTAAAGAGAAAATCGAATTAATAAACTGTTTAGTATTGGAAGAAGAACTTATTAATAATATGGAAATTTTATTTGGAGTGTCATCTATTAGACAGAAAGAGGCAGAAGAACTAGCTAAAAAGATTAGTACTACAAAAATATCAGGTATTTTGCTTGGATATCCGCCGTATGTTTTACCGACACAAGAAGAGGCATTAGTTTATACAAAAACCATTATTAATCTTAGTAATAAGCCTACTATCTTATATAACAATCCAAAAAGAACTGGATTTGATTTATCAGTAAACAGTATCATTCAGTTAAGTGAGATAAAATTAGTGGTTGGGTTAAAAGAAGCTGGCAATAAAGAAAAAGTTGGACTACTAAAAAAAGATATTAACAGAAACAACTTTCATTTTTATGCTGGGGGAGAAATGGAATTAGAGGAAAAAGTATTACAGGGGTTTGATCGTCTTTCTTCAATCGCTGGAAATATTTCACCAATTGAAATCAATCAATGGTTTAATAAAATGCTTACGAAAAATAATATTACTCAACAAGAAAGAGTAAAGGTAGAATCCATTATTCAACAAGTTTATCAAGGGTCACCTTTAGTAAACTTAAAGAAAAGTATTAATCAAAAGGGAATTGCAATGGGAATTTGCAGAAGTCCAATTGGAAATATTTAA
- a CDS encoding GNAT family N-acetyltransferase, translating into MFPILETDRLILREITRDDAEGIFSCFSDENVTRYYGQETLKNIEQAEAFVDFFANSYKEKKGIRWGIERKGTSGIIGTIGFNAWSPKHKRAEIGYEIHPKQWRKGYTTEALSKVIQYGFDELALTRLGAVVFIENEASNQLLSKIGFQKEGILRNYMYQNGEVYDTYVYSILKNR; encoded by the coding sequence ATGTTTCCAATATTAGAGACAGATAGATTGATATTAAGAGAAATTACTAGGGATGATGCAGAGGGCATATTCTCTTGTTTTTCTGATGAGAATGTGACGAGATATTATGGTCAAGAGACGTTGAAAAATATAGAACAAGCAGAAGCATTTGTTGATTTCTTTGCAAACAGTTATAAAGAGAAAAAAGGAATACGTTGGGGAATTGAAAGAAAAGGAACTTCAGGAATCATTGGCACAATTGGGTTTAATGCTTGGTCTCCTAAACATAAACGAGCAGAAATAGGATATGAGATACATCCTAAACAGTGGAGAAAAGGTTATACTACCGAAGCATTATCAAAAGTAATTCAATATGGTTTTGACGAATTAGCTCTTACTCGTTTAGGAGCTGTAGTTTTTATAGAAAATGAAGCTTCTAATCAGTTGCTTTCCAAAATAGGATTTCAAAAAGAAGGCATTCTGAGGAATTATATGTATCAAAATGGAGAGGTATATGATACATATGTTTACTCAATATTGAAAAATAGGTAA
- a CDS encoding GerAB/ArcD/ProY family transporter, translating into MLDNKKISPLQFGLLVVVFTIGSSILLIPSGLAGIAMQDAWIASLVGIVISMMIIILFSILAKLYPRNTFVEYCELIFGKWIGKIMAVPFIYFSFIGASGLLFNMGNFMVTQIMPETPIEVFNTVFALVILYGLRLGIEVIARTAEIFFPWMVLLILLLVIAVIPQIEITRIQPILEADVKTIIHGAIVYASISGMPCIVFAMLIPSLHKLKSIGKTFVTANIIGGIVIAVITFTCIGVLGADVTSRAAFPSYVLAKKISVADFMERIEVIVAIIWFITLFFKLTLYFYASILGTVQILGLSDYRTILIPFGLLVVIHSLIMYPNTIYESEFNNGVWVLYALTIGVFLPIVLLVISKMKQKMKAILK; encoded by the coding sequence GTGTTAGATAACAAAAAAATATCACCACTTCAATTTGGTTTATTAGTGGTTGTTTTTACGATAGGAAGTTCGATTCTCCTTATACCTTCAGGGCTTGCTGGTATAGCTATGCAGGATGCGTGGATTGCATCACTAGTTGGGATCGTAATATCAATGATGATCATTATTTTATTTAGTATATTAGCTAAACTTTATCCCCGTAACACGTTTGTTGAATATTGCGAATTAATATTCGGGAAATGGATAGGGAAAATAATGGCTGTTCCATTTATCTATTTTTCTTTTATCGGGGCTTCGGGTTTATTATTTAATATGGGAAATTTTATGGTTACTCAAATAATGCCTGAAACTCCAATCGAAGTATTTAATACTGTGTTTGCGCTTGTTATTTTGTATGGCTTGCGCCTAGGAATAGAAGTAATCGCCCGAACTGCAGAAATCTTCTTTCCTTGGATGGTTCTATTAATACTCCTCCTTGTTATCGCTGTTATTCCTCAGATTGAAATCACAAGAATTCAGCCTATTCTTGAGGCAGATGTAAAAACAATTATTCATGGTGCCATTGTATATGCAAGCATAAGTGGGATGCCTTGTATAGTATTTGCAATGCTGATACCTTCATTACATAAACTAAAAAGTATTGGAAAGACTTTCGTAACGGCAAATATCATTGGCGGAATAGTCATTGCAGTCATTACATTTACTTGTATTGGTGTTTTAGGTGCTGATGTGACGTCACGTGCTGCTTTTCCAAGTTACGTGTTAGCAAAGAAAATCAGTGTAGCAGATTTTATGGAAAGAATTGAAGTTATTGTTGCAATCATATGGTTTATAACCCTTTTCTTCAAATTAACATTATATTTTTATGCAAGCATTTTAGGTACAGTTCAAATTTTAGGTTTATCCGATTATCGCACCATTTTAATTCCGTTTGGACTCCTGGTAGTTATCCATTCACTAATTATGTATCCAAATACAATTTATGAATCTGAATTTAACAATGGTGTATGGGTGCTTTATGCTTTGACAATTGGGGTTTTTCTTCCGATAGTATTATTGGTGATATCTAAAATGAAGCAGAAAATGAAAGCCATCTTAAAATAA
- a CDS encoding HD domain-containing protein translates to MVISDEIYGDFEVDQVIEEIIMSKPIQRLKGIHQGGASYLVNEKWNVTRYDHSVGVMLLIKKLGGSLKEQIAGLLHDVSHTAFSHVIDFVLENKEEDYHEKIYDSVVKNSEIPTILAKYNLNYEDVLLDDTKWTLLEQPAPDLCADRVDYTLRDMYVYGHITIEEVKRFLENIMIFEGKMYLTNIEIAEWFVQTFYKEVIDFFMDPLNIYGYDILAKILKRSLEKNIVNFNDFLGKDDDLIRKIKLSEDKEILNLFSKLHPNVRVKEDKENYDLHRKNKLRMIDPSILKEGKLIPASKLSERVRAMRNIAYEKAEKGMYVRILSS, encoded by the coding sequence ATGGTTATAAGTGATGAGATTTATGGTGATTTCGAGGTAGATCAAGTAATAGAAGAAATAATAATGAGTAAGCCAATTCAAAGGTTAAAGGGCATACATCAGGGTGGAGCAAGTTACTTGGTAAATGAAAAATGGAACGTCACTCGTTATGATCATTCAGTAGGTGTCATGTTACTAATAAAAAAGCTTGGTGGTTCGCTAAAGGAGCAAATTGCAGGATTATTACATGATGTTTCTCATACTGCTTTTTCTCATGTAATTGATTTTGTCCTTGAAAATAAAGAAGAAGATTATCATGAAAAAATATATGATTCAGTTGTTAAAAACTCAGAAATTCCAACTATTTTAGCTAAATATAATCTGAATTATGAGGATGTTTTGCTTGATGATACTAAATGGACGTTGTTAGAACAGCCTGCACCAGATTTGTGTGCGGATAGGGTAGATTATACTCTTCGTGATATGTATGTGTATGGACATATAACGATAGAAGAGGTTAAGCGCTTCTTGGAAAACATAATGATTTTCGAAGGAAAAATGTATCTTACTAACATTGAAATTGCAGAATGGTTCGTCCAAACGTTTTACAAAGAAGTTATAGACTTCTTTATGGATCCGTTAAATATCTATGGCTATGATATATTGGCTAAGATCTTAAAACGATCGTTAGAGAAAAACATTGTGAACTTTAACGATTTTCTTGGTAAAGATGATGACTTAATAAGAAAAATAAAACTTTCAGAAGATAAAGAAATACTTAATTTATTTAGCAAGCTTCATCCAAATGTACGAGTAAAAGAGGACAAAGAAAATTATGATTTACATAGGAAAAATAAACTTCGAATGATAGACCCTTCAATCTTAAAGGAAGGTAAACTAATACCTGCGTCGAAATTATCAGAAAGAGTTAGAGCTATGAGGAATATAGCATATGAGAAAGCCGAGAAAGGGATGTATGTAAGAATCCTATCTAGCTAA
- a CDS encoding NUDIX hydrolase, giving the protein MELWDLYDFNRKKINKTHKRGIPLLEGEYHIVVHVWIRNKKGEILVTKRHPDKTHPNLWECTGGSILAGEESLEGALREVKEEIGIDLIKLNGKLVRSERRENNFCDIWVFEQTFDLSGAMLQHDEVIDIKWVNKSELDSMYDSGLIVPTLSYYKEIF; this is encoded by the coding sequence TTGGAGCTCTGGGATCTATATGATTTCAATAGGAAAAAAATAAATAAAACACATAAACGCGGAATCCCATTACTAGAAGGTGAATATCATATAGTTGTTCATGTATGGATTAGAAATAAGAAAGGGGAAATTCTTGTAACTAAGCGACATCCAGATAAAACCCACCCCAACCTATGGGAGTGTACGGGAGGATCTATTTTAGCAGGTGAGGAAAGTCTGGAAGGAGCCCTTCGTGAAGTAAAAGAAGAAATAGGAATAGATTTAATAAAATTGAACGGTAAGTTAGTAAGAAGTGAACGTCGAGAAAATAATTTCTGTGATATTTGGGTCTTTGAGCAAACTTTTGATCTTTCAGGTGCGATGCTGCAACATGATGAGGTAATTGATATTAAGTGGGTGAACAAATCAGAGCTTGATAGTATGTATGATTCGGGTCTAATTGTTCCAACGCTTAGTTACTATAAAGAAATATTCTAA
- a CDS encoding YaiI/YqxD family protein yields MKIYVDADACPVKDIIISEARNLEIPVILVTSFSHFSNAEQPTGVETIYVDSGADAADYRIVKLVEKGDIIVTQDYGLASLGLAKGIIVLHHTGFSYTNENIDQLLQTRYLSAMARKSGQRTKGPKPFKAEDREQFRDLFIQVITS; encoded by the coding sequence ATGAAAATTTATGTGGATGCAGATGCTTGTCCGGTGAAAGATATTATTATTTCTGAAGCAAGGAATTTAGAAATCCCGGTTATCCTTGTTACAAGCTTTTCTCATTTTTCTAATGCAGAACAGCCAACAGGAGTGGAAACCATTTATGTTGATTCTGGAGCAGATGCTGCAGATTATCGAATTGTGAAGTTGGTAGAAAAAGGAGATATTATTGTGACACAAGATTATGGTCTTGCGTCGCTAGGTTTAGCAAAAGGAATTATCGTCCTCCACCATACAGGATTCAGTTATACAAATGAAAATATCGACCAATTATTACAAACACGTTATTTAAGTGCAATGGCTCGAAAAAGCGGACAGCGAACAAAGGGTCCAAAGCCTTTTAAAGCAGAAGACCGGGAGCAATTTAGGGATCTTTTTATACAGGTTATTACTAGTTAA
- a CDS encoding MFS transporter → MDSQGRVSLSVAWITLFLMGTDLFVVSPLLPFISEAYNVSSAMTGWKVTVFAVTYAIVAPFFGWASDKNERGIFITFGLLLFSFSNILTAFSPSFTWLIISRILAGLSVAAITPLIYAIIGDIAPSHRRGTWLSIVVSGHLTALWAGAPVGTLLEHFLGWRSVFVVMAIIGTILAVVNFKTWKYVPKSDFTRNLLEGNLLRILGSVSVTTIWAISMYALYVYLGAALYSENRFSSSETA, encoded by the coding sequence ATGGACTCGCAAGGGAGAGTAAGTTTAAGTGTTGCTTGGATAACTTTGTTTCTAATGGGTACTGATTTATTTGTAGTGTCTCCGTTACTACCGTTCATTTCGGAGGCGTATAATGTTAGTTCAGCTATGACAGGATGGAAGGTAACTGTTTTTGCTGTAACATATGCTATTGTAGCACCTTTCTTTGGTTGGGCTTCAGATAAAAATGAAAGAGGGATTTTTATTACATTTGGGTTATTGTTATTTTCCTTCTCTAATATCTTAACTGCTTTTTCACCTTCTTTTACCTGGTTAATCATTAGTCGTATTTTAGCTGGTTTGTCGGTTGCTGCGATTACCCCATTGATTTATGCCATTATCGGGGATATTGCACCATCACATCGGAGGGGAACTTGGCTTTCTATTGTTGTTTCAGGACATTTAACAGCTCTTTGGGCAGGAGCACCAGTCGGTACGTTACTAGAGCATTTTCTTGGTTGGCGTTCAGTATTTGTTGTAATGGCTATTATAGGGACTATATTGGCAGTAGTAAATTTCAAAACGTGGAAATATGTTCCTAAAAGTGATTTTACAAGAAATCTATTAGAAGGAAATCTGCTAAGAATACTTGGTTCGGTAAGTGTTACCACCATTTGGGCGATTTCAATGTATGCTCTTTATGTTTACTTAGGTGCGGCTCTATATTCCGAAAATAGATTCTCATCATCAGAAACCGCATAA
- a CDS encoding GNAT family N-acetyltransferase: MTVKLNELNISDDKSLLDIDTIFDFMQRSYWANRRPKDKIKKSIENSLCYGVYYGGKQVGFARVVTDWATMYYLCDVFIDEEYRGQGIGKKLIEEIISSENLKNLFGYLGTKDAHTLYEQYDFIREQEKVMTRIPDFLRNK, encoded by the coding sequence ATGACCGTTAAATTGAATGAATTAAACATAAGTGACGATAAATCACTTTTAGATATTGATACAATTTTCGATTTTATGCAACGTAGTTATTGGGCAAATAGGAGACCAAAGGATAAAATCAAGAAATCTATTGAAAATTCCTTATGTTATGGGGTTTATTATGGTGGTAAACAGGTGGGTTTTGCCCGTGTTGTTACCGATTGGGCAACTATGTACTATCTATGTGATGTATTTATTGATGAAGAATACAGAGGACAAGGGATAGGAAAGAAATTGATTGAAGAAATAATAAGTTCTGAGAACTTAAAGAATTTATTTGGTTATTTGGGTACTAAAGATGCACACACACTTTATGAACAATATGACTTTATTCGAGAACAAGAAAAAGTAATGACTCGGATACCTGACTTTTTAAGAAATAAATAA
- a CDS encoding NUDIX hydrolase, with protein MKRVDVTYVLLFDDQEEKVLMVKNKGENHSYYTLPGGAVEPDETLEEAAIREVKEETGLDVEIDGVFSVSETFFEERGHHAIFFTFRGRIIGGDVNISMPEEIEEITWMDPQQAEEYIHITDSKGLIKSKSSVPYLLRKRVIHNA; from the coding sequence ATGAAACGAGTAGATGTCACGTATGTTCTTCTCTTTGATGACCAGGAGGAGAAAGTATTAATGGTTAAAAATAAAGGAGAAAATCATTCTTATTATACACTTCCTGGAGGAGCAGTTGAACCAGATGAAACACTTGAAGAAGCAGCAATTCGCGAAGTAAAAGAAGAAACGGGCTTAGATGTAGAGATAGATGGTGTTTTTTCTGTAAGTGAAACGTTTTTCGAAGAAAGAGGTCATCACGCGATTTTCTTTACTTTTAGAGGGAGAATAATCGGTGGAGACGTAAATATATCAATGCCAGAGGAAATCGAAGAAATTACATGGATGGACCCACAGCAAGCAGAAGAATATATACACATAACTGATTCAAAGGGATTGATAAAAAGTAAGTCATCAGTACCCTATTTACTTAGAAAAAGAGTTATTCATAACGCATAG
- a CDS encoding GNAT family N-acetyltransferase codes for MKKINAKKIHPSIRVLLSCATLDNKIDQEYEKYINDQNRKLFGFECNGNFVGCVGIEITSLKECVIKHIAVSLEQRGNGIGSKMIKFLTEQYPIITAETDKDAIDFYRKYGFEIKSLGEKYPGVERFLCEYINE; via the coding sequence ATGAAAAAAATAAATGCGAAAAAAATCCATCCGTCTATACGAGTCCTTCTTTCCTGTGCCACCTTAGATAATAAGATAGACCAAGAATATGAAAAATATATAAATGATCAAAACCGAAAGTTATTTGGTTTTGAATGTAACGGGAATTTTGTTGGATGTGTAGGAATTGAAATAACTAGTTTAAAAGAGTGTGTAATAAAACATATTGCTGTATCTCTAGAACAAAGAGGAAATGGCATCGGTAGCAAAATGATTAAATTTTTGACAGAACAATACCCAATCATTACTGCTGAAACGGATAAGGATGCAATCGATTTTTATCGAAAATACGGTTTCGAGATAAAGAGTTTGGGTGAAAAGTATCCAGGAGTAGAGCGTTTTTTATGTGAATATATTAATGAATGA
- a CDS encoding aminoglycoside phosphotransferase family protein, which translates to MIESLSKQIPLISNCKEIKQITKGFSFDDKFLIYTQDENKKLLLRLFDLDDFESKKKEYSILGKMKDYNVTCSEPISIGEVENRGYMITSYIEGKDGEEEIPKYSHKEQYNIGVEAAKELRRMHQYTAPDNVSSWYSRKVKKHKNYMKAYLECGIKEKNDQKIMNFIEKNIHLMKNRPNLFQHDDFTLGNIIVNNKEFAGVIDFGRYDWGDPIHEFLKIGIFTREISIPFSIGQIRGYFNNNDPDEYFWRLYSLYLAMCVFSTVIWTLKAIPESLNDMLDKVYMFLDDHDYFEKLMPKWYI; encoded by the coding sequence ATGATTGAATCACTATCTAAACAGATACCCTTAATAAGTAATTGTAAGGAAATCAAACAGATTACAAAGGGGTTTTCTTTTGATGATAAATTTTTAATATATACACAGGACGAGAATAAAAAGTTACTACTTCGATTGTTTGATCTAGATGACTTTGAATCAAAAAAGAAAGAATATTCTATTTTAGGGAAAATGAAGGACTATAACGTTACTTGTTCAGAACCTATTTCTATTGGTGAAGTAGAAAATAGAGGATATATGATCACATCGTATATAGAGGGGAAGGATGGAGAGGAAGAAATCCCCAAATACTCACATAAAGAACAATATAATATTGGTGTTGAGGCTGCAAAAGAACTAAGAAGAATGCATCAATATACTGCCCCAGACAATGTGTCTTCATGGTATTCAAGAAAGGTAAAGAAACATAAGAATTACATGAAAGCATACTTAGAATGTGGAATAAAAGAAAAAAATGATCAAAAAATAATGAATTTTATTGAGAAGAACATTCACCTCATGAAAAATCGCCCAAACTTATTCCAACATGATGATTTTACACTCGGAAACATCATTGTGAATAATAAAGAATTTGCAGGAGTTATAGATTTTGGCAGGTATGATTGGGGTGATCCTATTCATGAATTTCTTAAGATTGGTATTTTCACTAGAGAAATAAGCATACCTTTTTCAATAGGACAAATTAGAGGTTATTTTAATAACAATGATCCTGATGAATATTTTTGGAGGTTGTATTCACTTTACCTAGCGATGTGCGTTTTTTCAACTGTCATATGGACGTTAAAAGCTATTCCAGAAAGCTTAAATGATATGCTAGATAAAGTGTATATGTTTTTAGATGATCATGATTATTTTGAAAAATTAATGCCTAAATGGTACATCTGA